The Urbifossiella limnaea genome has a window encoding:
- a CDS encoding CotH kinase family protein, producing MTRWPALPAALLGVALVAGGPAAFSQPPFGGGDKKGGFGFGPPGGQERKVLAKYDADGDGILNKAERQTAREGMKNDGGGKGFGGKGGFGGKGGMGFGREPAKPGRKVSPADVQSFPDRPLYDGSVLRTLFLEFENPDWETELETFHNTDVEVPCTLVVDGKRYPNVGVHFRGMSSYMGVPAGYKRSLNLTMDLLDKKQKLYGYDTLNLLNSHDDASLMSTVLYSQIARRYTPTPQANHVRVVINGESWGVYANVQQFDKVFLKETFGESKGTRWKVRGSPGGGGGLDYLGDNIEAYKGRYQIKGGDDEKAWRALVNLCKVMAQTPPAELEAKLRPVCDVDSLLWFLALDVALINNDGYWVRASDFTIFLDAKGKFHFMPHDMNEAFHGAMGGPGGGPGGGFVMRLGRPGEVLPPPLTGMLGLTEAQQKELAALQKDVDAKIEKLLTPEQRKQFKEMRDAGPGFPGGFGPPGGPGGFPPGGPGGFPMQPGGFGQPPGGPGGFGQPPGGPGGFPGGPGGFGPPGGMMGKGGGGVELDPLVALDDPRKPLRSKVLAVPALKARYLGCVKAIAADALDWSKLGPVVSARRALIADEVKQETRSLDGYAAFDRATSDAPGAGGGGRGMTLRGFADARRAYLLSHAQVKDAVPPPPTPGVPAKK from the coding sequence ATGACGCGGTGGCCGGCACTCCCAGCAGCACTCCTCGGCGTGGCGCTCGTCGCCGGCGGGCCGGCGGCGTTCTCGCAGCCCCCGTTCGGCGGCGGCGACAAGAAGGGCGGCTTCGGCTTCGGCCCCCCCGGCGGGCAGGAGCGGAAGGTTCTGGCGAAGTACGACGCGGACGGCGACGGCATCCTGAACAAGGCCGAGCGCCAGACCGCCCGCGAGGGGATGAAGAACGACGGCGGCGGCAAGGGCTTCGGCGGCAAGGGCGGGTTCGGCGGCAAGGGCGGCATGGGCTTCGGCCGCGAGCCGGCGAAGCCCGGCCGCAAGGTCAGCCCCGCCGACGTGCAGAGCTTCCCCGACCGGCCGCTGTACGACGGCTCCGTCCTCCGCACGCTGTTCCTGGAGTTCGAGAACCCCGACTGGGAGACCGAGCTCGAAACGTTCCACAACACCGACGTGGAAGTCCCCTGCACCCTCGTGGTGGACGGCAAGCGCTACCCGAACGTCGGCGTCCACTTCCGCGGCATGTCGTCCTACATGGGCGTCCCGGCCGGGTACAAGCGGTCGCTCAACCTCACCATGGACCTGCTGGACAAGAAGCAGAAGCTGTACGGCTACGACACGCTGAACCTGCTCAACAGCCACGACGACGCGTCGCTGATGAGCACCGTCCTGTACTCGCAGATCGCCCGCCGGTACACGCCGACGCCGCAGGCGAACCACGTCCGCGTCGTCATCAACGGCGAGAGCTGGGGCGTGTACGCCAACGTGCAGCAGTTCGACAAGGTGTTCCTGAAGGAGACCTTCGGCGAGAGCAAGGGCACCCGGTGGAAGGTGCGCGGCAGCCCCGGCGGCGGCGGCGGGCTCGACTACCTCGGCGACAACATCGAGGCGTACAAGGGGCGCTACCAGATCAAGGGCGGCGACGACGAGAAGGCGTGGCGGGCGCTGGTGAACCTGTGCAAGGTGATGGCCCAGACGCCGCCCGCCGAGCTGGAGGCGAAGCTGCGGCCGGTCTGCGACGTGGACAGCCTGCTGTGGTTCCTGGCCCTCGACGTGGCGCTCATCAACAACGACGGCTACTGGGTCCGCGCCAGCGACTTCACCATCTTCCTGGACGCGAAGGGGAAGTTCCACTTCATGCCGCACGACATGAACGAGGCGTTCCACGGCGCGATGGGCGGCCCCGGCGGCGGGCCGGGCGGGGGGTTCGTGATGCGGCTCGGCCGGCCCGGCGAGGTGCTGCCCCCGCCGCTGACCGGCATGCTCGGCCTCACCGAGGCGCAACAGAAGGAGCTGGCCGCGCTCCAGAAGGACGTGGACGCCAAGATCGAAAAGCTGCTGACACCGGAGCAGCGGAAGCAGTTCAAGGAAATGCGCGACGCCGGCCCCGGCTTCCCCGGCGGGTTCGGCCCGCCGGGCGGCCCCGGTGGCTTCCCCCCGGGCGGCCCCGGCGGCTTCCCGATGCAGCCGGGCGGGTTCGGGCAGCCCCCGGGCGGGCCGGGTGGGTTCGGGCAGCCCCCGGGCGGTCCCGGCGGGTTCCCGGGCGGGCCGGGCGGGTTCGGCCCGCCGGGCGGCATGATGGGCAAGGGCGGCGGCGGCGTCGAACTCGACCCGTTGGTGGCGCTCGACGACCCGCGCAAGCCGCTGCGGAGCAAGGTGCTGGCGGTGCCGGCGCTGAAGGCCAGGTACCTCGGCTGTGTGAAGGCCATCGCCGCGGACGCGCTCGACTGGAGCAAGCTCGGCCCGGTGGTGAGCGCCCGGCGGGCGCTGATCGCCGACGAGGTGAAGCAGGAGACGCGCAGCCTGGACGGCTACGCGGCGTTCGACCGGGCCACGAGCGACGCCCCGGGTGCCGGCGGCGGTGGCCGGGGGATGACACTGCGGGGCTTCGCCGACGCCCGCCGGGCGTACCTGCTGAGCCACGCCCAGGTGAAGGACGCGGTCCCCCCGCCGCCGACGCCGGGGGTGCCGGCGAAGAAGTAA
- a CDS encoding ankyrin repeat domain-containing protein has translation MSDLPDRRAFTALTAGFVLGAASDLTAAPDVAPMPRAAPTEAPLDLDYPPPNFQPSWRRPQINRRLVADFVVYAHTDPAMTSRLLDKEPALVNAYMDWGGGDWESGLGGASHMGRRDIVSVLLERGARPDLFCAAMLGMTDTVRAFLTLQPKLIDARGPHGFTLHFHAQVGGRDAEATLEYLQTVKKIELRPVPFLKK, from the coding sequence ATGTCCGACTTGCCCGACCGCCGCGCGTTCACGGCTCTGACCGCCGGGTTCGTGCTCGGCGCCGCGTCCGACCTCACCGCCGCGCCGGACGTGGCCCCGATGCCCCGCGCCGCGCCGACCGAGGCGCCGCTCGACCTCGACTACCCGCCGCCGAACTTCCAGCCCAGCTGGCGGCGGCCGCAGATCAACCGCCGCCTCGTCGCCGACTTCGTCGTCTACGCCCACACCGACCCCGCCATGACAAGCCGGCTGCTCGACAAGGAGCCGGCGCTGGTGAACGCCTACATGGACTGGGGCGGCGGCGACTGGGAGAGCGGCCTCGGCGGCGCCAGCCACATGGGGCGGCGCGACATCGTGAGCGTGCTGCTGGAGCGCGGCGCCCGGCCGGACCTGTTCTGCGCCGCCATGCTCGGGATGACCGACACGGTGCGCGCCTTCCTGACGCTGCAGCCGAAGCTGATCGACGCCCGCGGGCCGCACGGGTTCACGCTCCACTTCCACGCGCAGGTCGGCGGCCGCGACGCGGAGGCGACGCTCGAGTACCTGCAAACGGTGAAGAAGATCGAGCTGCGGCCGGTGCCGTTCTTGAAGAAGTGA
- a CDS encoding c-type cytochrome domain-containing protein, with the protein MPRLLLAAAAVALLAPAGRADPTYWTDVRPILRKHCTVCHAERKLAEPDVSAGLALDKPDLIRAGGKKGTVPVVVPGQPDKSLLVTLLTTKDKKRAMPLDADPLAAADVATLRRWVELGMPEGTRPKDTEAVASIPTVAVRKLPVTFATKAVLPKDAKQPGPIDFTLPVGPLPPVAAVAFSPDGKLLATGSYGRVTVWELAKAAPAKVLTNVLGAVNDLRFSPDGKLLAVSGGQPSARGDLRLFATADWSLVAALGGHLDTVSAAAWSADGKRLVSASFDKTVRLWDVADVRAPKVRHTFTGHSDFVYAVAFAPGGEWYATASKDRTSRLVDAATGKSLFTLSGNADEVLAVAVKADGTQVFTSGLESAVKVWDAKTAEKLKQGAGPTGGTHELAADGKLVAAAGADGTVRVFADAAVLKVLNGGSPVFAVAIDPSGKRVAAGSADGLVRLWDAAEGRLLATLWGGADGWVAFTPEGHVSAADGLAARASWRAGGRPLTEAKWLAPLAAPAEVARAARGGKVDGPAFPK; encoded by the coding sequence ATGCCCCGCCTCCTCCTCGCCGCCGCGGCCGTCGCCCTGCTCGCCCCCGCGGGCCGCGCCGACCCCACCTACTGGACCGACGTCCGCCCGATCCTCCGCAAGCACTGCACCGTCTGCCACGCCGAGCGCAAGCTCGCCGAGCCCGACGTGTCCGCCGGCCTCGCGCTCGACAAGCCCGACCTCATCCGCGCCGGCGGCAAGAAGGGGACCGTCCCCGTCGTCGTGCCCGGTCAGCCCGACAAGTCGCTGCTCGTCACCCTGCTCACGACGAAGGACAAGAAGCGCGCCATGCCGCTCGACGCCGACCCGCTCGCCGCCGCGGACGTCGCCACGCTCCGCCGCTGGGTCGAACTCGGCATGCCCGAAGGAACCCGCCCGAAGGACACCGAAGCGGTCGCCAGCATCCCGACCGTCGCGGTGCGGAAGCTGCCGGTCACGTTCGCCACGAAGGCCGTGCTCCCGAAGGACGCGAAGCAGCCGGGGCCGATCGACTTCACGCTCCCCGTCGGGCCGCTGCCGCCGGTCGCGGCCGTCGCCTTCTCGCCGGACGGCAAGCTGCTGGCGACGGGGAGCTACGGCCGCGTCACCGTGTGGGAGCTGGCGAAGGCGGCGCCCGCCAAAGTGCTCACGAACGTGCTCGGCGCCGTGAACGACCTCCGCTTCTCGCCGGACGGCAAACTCCTCGCCGTGAGCGGCGGGCAGCCGTCGGCCCGCGGCGACCTGCGGCTGTTCGCCACCGCCGACTGGTCACTCGTCGCCGCGCTCGGCGGCCACCTCGACACCGTCAGCGCCGCGGCGTGGTCGGCGGACGGCAAGCGGCTCGTCTCGGCCAGCTTCGACAAGACGGTCCGCCTGTGGGACGTGGCCGACGTGAGGGCGCCGAAGGTGCGGCACACGTTCACCGGGCACTCGGACTTCGTGTACGCCGTCGCCTTCGCGCCGGGCGGCGAGTGGTACGCGACCGCGAGCAAGGACCGCACCAGCCGGCTGGTCGATGCGGCGACCGGCAAGAGTCTGTTCACCCTGAGCGGCAACGCCGACGAGGTGCTGGCCGTGGCCGTGAAGGCGGACGGGACGCAGGTGTTCACGTCGGGCCTGGAGTCGGCGGTAAAGGTGTGGGACGCCAAGACCGCGGAGAAGCTGAAGCAGGGGGCCGGCCCCACCGGCGGCACGCACGAGCTGGCCGCCGACGGCAAACTGGTCGCCGCCGCGGGCGCCGACGGCACCGTGCGCGTGTTCGCCGACGCCGCCGTGCTGAAGGTGCTGAACGGCGGCTCGCCGGTGTTTGCGGTGGCGATCGACCCCAGCGGGAAGCGCGTGGCCGCGGGCAGCGCCGACGGGCTGGTGCGGCTGTGGGACGCGGCCGAGGGGCGGCTGCTGGCGACGCTCTGGGGCGGCGCCGACGGGTGGGTGGCGTTCACCCCGGAGGGGCACGTCTCGGCGGCCGACGGGCTGGCGGCGCGGGCGAGTTGGCGCGCCGGCGGGCGGCCGCTGACGGAGGCGAAGTGGCTGGCCCCGCTGGCGGCGCCGGCGGAGGTGGCGCGGGCGGCGCGCGGCGGGAAGGTGGACGGGCCGGCGTTCCCGAAATAA
- a CDS encoding FG-GAP repeat domain-containing protein, with product MLARFSLELLERRDNPGFVSNLSGATASVAGDSGADTLVITESLGFLHHNRQSAGDPGFVSDFDWVSGTAGEQRLAASSASRVTIVTLGGGDDTLMLGSGGSPFSALLAPITISDGGAGNDRLIVDNSQSPGSKTYAYSSTGVTGAGPAIDNAATFENGETYLCGPSPDSFNVSSAKNNLTIVNSGGGSDTVTVGSGGSMETVVSRVTVNNNGSLPTDLRIDDRNDPTADTVTISSSGPQTTVAGLSAGSVAYDEADVNLLTVIGGGGDDSFAVSTDDTDVTIAVLGRGGKDTFTVAADAGGANTTVRLVGQDDADTFIVTGAGVPSFVVSVLGQAGADVLRVTAPAGATAVVTPIRPGVTFDGVEVGSFTPAAGAGPVNFETIESVVVAGTPAELEVRLKAGGNPAVVLGDDGTAADPDGTPNAGVSLVSGSTLIPVAFANPTGRLTVFLGDGGDTIAMNAMDAAFAPANAATLTGGAAADTFVVTPGAVPVAVNGNAPTAAPGDTLRIPTPVLVAALTKPSGSLGVAPGRVAYQGIETLDIPQPVFADREFAAGADTGGGGGRFFNPDGTERFTLTPFGAGFAGGVRVASADFTGDGVADVVAGTGPGGPTRVIVFDGVTKAVLFDVAPFEPAFTGGVYVAAGDVNGDGVPELVITPDEGGGPRVKVISGATFGLLADFFGIDDANFRGGARATVGDIDGDGFGELVVCAGFGGGPRVAAFKGSAAFANNAPKLFADFFLFEQALRNGAFVAVGDVNGDGKGDLIGGGGPGGGPRVLILSGADLTAAKADGSAVLANFFAGDTASRGGIRVATRHLDADTTADLVVGAGTGAGSRVTAYLGKNLTPAGTPPEALGFDAFVGFSGGVFVG from the coding sequence ATGCTCGCTCGTTTCTCCCTGGAGCTGCTGGAGCGCCGCGACAACCCTGGGTTCGTCAGCAACCTGAGCGGGGCGACCGCCAGCGTCGCCGGCGACAGCGGCGCGGACACGCTCGTCATCACCGAGAGCCTCGGCTTCCTGCACCACAACCGCCAGTCCGCCGGCGACCCCGGCTTCGTCTCCGACTTCGACTGGGTCAGCGGCACCGCCGGCGAGCAGCGGCTGGCCGCGAGCAGCGCGTCGCGGGTCACCATCGTCACGCTCGGCGGCGGGGACGACACCCTCATGCTCGGCAGCGGCGGGTCGCCGTTCAGCGCCCTGCTCGCCCCGATCACGATCAGCGACGGGGGGGCCGGGAACGACCGGCTCATCGTCGACAACTCCCAGTCCCCGGGCTCGAAAACGTACGCGTACTCGAGCACGGGCGTGACCGGGGCCGGGCCGGCGATCGACAACGCCGCCACGTTCGAGAACGGCGAGACGTACCTCTGCGGCCCGAGCCCGGACTCGTTCAACGTGAGCAGCGCGAAGAACAACCTCACGATCGTGAACAGCGGGGGCGGGTCCGACACCGTGACCGTGGGCAGCGGTGGGAGCATGGAGACCGTCGTCTCCCGGGTCACGGTCAACAACAACGGCAGCCTGCCGACGGACCTTCGGATCGACGACCGGAACGACCCGACCGCGGACACGGTCACGATCTCGTCGAGCGGGCCGCAGACCACGGTCGCCGGGCTGTCGGCCGGCAGCGTGGCCTACGACGAGGCCGACGTGAACCTCCTCACGGTCATCGGCGGCGGCGGGGACGACTCGTTCGCCGTCTCGACCGACGACACGGACGTGACGATCGCCGTCCTGGGCCGTGGCGGGAAGGACACGTTCACGGTGGCGGCGGACGCGGGCGGGGCGAACACGACGGTGCGACTGGTCGGCCAGGACGACGCCGACACGTTCATCGTCACCGGGGCGGGGGTGCCGTCGTTCGTCGTCAGCGTCCTCGGCCAGGCTGGGGCGGATGTGTTGCGGGTGACCGCCCCGGCCGGGGCGACGGCGGTCGTCACACCCATCCGGCCGGGCGTCACCTTCGACGGGGTCGAAGTCGGGTCGTTCACTCCCGCGGCCGGCGCGGGGCCGGTGAACTTCGAGACGATCGAGTCGGTCGTCGTCGCCGGCACCCCGGCGGAGTTGGAGGTTCGCCTGAAGGCGGGCGGGAACCCGGCGGTCGTCCTCGGCGACGACGGGACCGCGGCCGACCCGGACGGCACCCCGAACGCCGGGGTCTCGCTCGTCAGCGGCAGCACCCTCATCCCCGTCGCGTTCGCCAACCCCACCGGCAGGCTGACCGTGTTCCTCGGCGACGGCGGCGACACGATCGCGATGAACGCGATGGACGCCGCGTTCGCCCCCGCCAACGCTGCGACCCTGACCGGCGGGGCGGCGGCCGACACGTTCGTCGTCACGCCCGGCGCCGTCCCGGTGGCGGTGAACGGGAACGCCCCGACGGCCGCCCCCGGCGACACGCTCCGCATCCCCACGCCCGTGCTCGTCGCCGCGCTGACGAAGCCGAGCGGGTCGCTGGGCGTCGCGCCCGGCCGGGTGGCCTACCAGGGCATCGAGACGCTCGACATCCCGCAGCCGGTGTTCGCCGACCGCGAGTTCGCCGCCGGGGCGGATACCGGCGGCGGCGGGGGGCGGTTCTTCAACCCCGACGGCACCGAGCGGTTCACGCTCACCCCGTTCGGGGCGGGCTTCGCCGGCGGGGTGCGCGTGGCCAGCGCCGACTTCACCGGCGACGGCGTCGCCGACGTGGTGGCCGGCACCGGCCCCGGCGGGCCGACTCGCGTGATCGTGTTCGACGGCGTGACGAAGGCTGTGTTGTTCGACGTGGCTCCGTTCGAGCCGGCGTTCACCGGCGGCGTGTACGTCGCGGCCGGGGACGTGAACGGCGACGGCGTGCCGGAGCTGGTCATCACCCCGGACGAGGGCGGCGGGCCGCGGGTGAAGGTGATTTCCGGCGCCACCTTCGGCCTCCTCGCCGACTTCTTCGGCATCGACGACGCCAACTTCCGCGGCGGCGCCCGGGCGACCGTCGGCGACATCGACGGCGACGGGTTCGGCGAGTTGGTGGTGTGCGCCGGGTTCGGCGGCGGGCCGCGGGTGGCGGCGTTCAAGGGGTCGGCGGCGTTCGCCAACAACGCGCCGAAGCTGTTCGCCGACTTCTTCCTGTTCGAGCAGGCGCTCCGCAACGGCGCGTTCGTGGCGGTCGGCGACGTGAACGGCGACGGCAAGGGCGACCTGATCGGCGGCGGCGGCCCCGGCGGCGGGCCGCGGGTGTTGATCCTCAGCGGCGCCGACCTGACGGCGGCGAAGGCGGACGGGTCGGCGGTGCTGGCGAACTTCTTCGCCGGCGACACGGCCAGCCGCGGCGGCATCCGCGTGGCGACGCGCCACCTGGACGCCGACACGACCGCGGACCTGGTGGTCGGCGCGGGGACGGGCGCGGGGAGCCGGGTGACGGCGTACCTGGGGAAGAACCTGACCCCGGCCGGCACACCACCGGAGGCGCTGGGGTTCGACGCCTTCGTCGGGTTCAGCGGCGGCGTGTTCGTGGGTTGA
- a CDS encoding DUF1549 and DUF1553 domain-containing protein, producing MPARALVALLLAAATAHAGPPPGAPQRLLVHPARVAFAGPREQQQLVVTGVWPDGRRYDLTRAAAFAADPKVVSVVAGVARPVADGATTIAVTAAGASAAVPVTVEKATADEPVNFTREIVPILTRANCNGGGCHGAQHGRGGFRLSLAGFDPAFDFAQIVQSNEGRRVVPHDPERSILLAKPALVMEHGGGEKLKLGGRDYARVRQWLADGAPGPAAKEATVSQLEVFPAARVLVPVEQQQLAVTAVWSDGRREDVTASAQFDHLNESVAAVTPAGLVTAKGAGETHVMVRFAGQVGVAQLTLPFATLAAYPKVPTNNFIDEKLVAKWRELGLTPSPLCSDDEFLRRLYLDAIGTLPTPDEVRAFLADADPLKRQKAIDRVLERAEFIDWWALKWGDLLRINRTALQDKGMWSFHNWVRAMMRDGTPLDVFAREIVTAEGSTFLDGPANFYQIGRTPEDWAESVAQVFLGIRVGCARCHHHPFERWGQDDYYGLAAFFARLGTKNSQEYGIFGRETVIFLRPTGESNHPRTRAVMRPTPLDADKGRSWDDPFDRRKQLAAWLTAPDNGMFSRNLVNRFWGYTMGRGLVEPLDDIRATNPASNPELLDALAADFVRAKFDMKHLLRTIFNSRAYQLDSTPTDGNRADAANVHFARYTVRRLTAEQLADAIDFATGTREKYPGLPLGTRAIQLPDSEVKSYLMDTFGRPARQVLCECERTTRPNIAQAMHLLNGDFLNKKIADKAGRVEKLMAAKTPVPKAIDELFLATWSRPPSAAERTRAEGWVAAAPTPREGLQDVLWVLVNSREFLFSR from the coding sequence ATGCCCGCTCGCGCCCTCGTTGCCCTCCTGCTCGCCGCCGCGACCGCCCACGCCGGGCCGCCCCCCGGCGCGCCGCAACGGCTGCTCGTCCACCCGGCGCGGGTCGCGTTCGCCGGCCCGCGCGAGCAGCAGCAGCTCGTGGTCACCGGCGTCTGGCCCGACGGCCGACGTTACGACCTCACCCGCGCCGCCGCCTTCGCCGCCGACCCGAAGGTGGTGAGCGTCGTCGCCGGCGTGGCGCGCCCCGTCGCCGACGGGGCTACCACCATCGCCGTCACCGCCGCCGGCGCCAGCGCCGCCGTGCCCGTGACGGTCGAGAAGGCGACCGCGGACGAGCCCGTGAACTTCACGCGCGAGATCGTGCCGATCCTGACGCGCGCCAACTGCAACGGCGGCGGCTGTCACGGCGCCCAGCACGGCCGCGGCGGCTTCCGCCTGTCGCTCGCGGGGTTCGACCCGGCGTTCGACTTCGCGCAGATCGTACAGAGCAACGAGGGCCGCCGCGTCGTGCCGCACGACCCGGAGCGCAGCATCCTGCTGGCCAAGCCGGCGCTGGTGATGGAGCACGGCGGCGGCGAGAAGCTGAAGCTCGGCGGCCGCGACTACGCCCGCGTCCGCCAGTGGCTCGCCGACGGCGCCCCCGGCCCCGCCGCGAAGGAAGCCACCGTTTCGCAGCTCGAAGTGTTCCCGGCGGCGCGCGTGCTGGTCCCCGTCGAGCAGCAGCAACTGGCCGTCACCGCCGTGTGGTCCGACGGCCGCCGCGAGGACGTGACGGCGTCGGCGCAGTTCGACCACCTGAACGAGAGCGTCGCCGCGGTCACGCCGGCCGGGCTGGTCACCGCGAAGGGCGCCGGCGAGACGCACGTCATGGTGCGGTTCGCGGGTCAGGTCGGCGTGGCGCAGCTGACGCTGCCGTTCGCCACCCTCGCCGCCTACCCGAAGGTGCCGACCAACAACTTCATCGACGAGAAGCTCGTGGCGAAGTGGCGCGAGCTGGGCCTCACGCCGTCGCCGCTCTGCTCCGACGACGAGTTCCTCCGCCGCCTCTACCTCGACGCCATCGGCACCCTGCCGACGCCGGACGAAGTTCGCGCCTTCCTCGCCGACGCCGACCCGCTGAAGCGCCAGAAGGCGATCGACCGCGTGCTGGAGCGCGCCGAGTTCATCGACTGGTGGGCGCTGAAGTGGGGCGACCTGCTGCGCATCAACCGCACGGCGCTGCAAGACAAGGGGATGTGGAGCTTCCACAACTGGGTGCGCGCGATGATGCGCGACGGCACCCCGCTGGACGTGTTCGCCCGCGAGATCGTGACCGCGGAGGGGAGCACGTTCCTCGACGGCCCGGCGAACTTCTACCAGATCGGCCGCACGCCCGAGGACTGGGCCGAGTCGGTGGCGCAAGTCTTTCTCGGCATCCGCGTCGGCTGCGCCCGCTGCCACCACCACCCGTTCGAGCGCTGGGGCCAGGACGACTACTACGGCCTCGCCGCGTTCTTCGCCCGCCTCGGCACGAAGAACAGCCAGGAGTACGGCATCTTCGGCCGCGAGACGGTGATCTTCCTGCGGCCGACCGGCGAGTCGAACCACCCGCGCACCCGCGCCGTGATGCGCCCGACGCCGCTGGACGCCGACAAGGGCCGCAGCTGGGACGACCCGTTCGACCGCCGCAAGCAGCTCGCCGCGTGGCTGACGGCGCCGGACAACGGCATGTTCAGCCGCAACCTGGTGAACCGCTTCTGGGGCTACACGATGGGCCGCGGCCTGGTCGAGCCGCTGGACGACATCCGCGCCACGAACCCCGCCAGCAACCCCGAACTGCTCGACGCGCTGGCCGCCGACTTCGTGCGGGCCAAGTTCGACATGAAGCACCTGCTGCGGACGATCTTCAACAGCCGCGCCTACCAGCTCGATTCGACCCCGACGGACGGCAACCGGGCGGACGCGGCGAACGTCCACTTCGCGCGCTACACGGTGCGCCGCCTCACGGCCGAGCAGCTGGCCGACGCCATCGACTTCGCCACCGGCACGCGGGAGAAGTACCCGGGCCTGCCCTTGGGGACGCGGGCGATCCAGCTGCCGGACAGCGAGGTGAAGAGCTACTTGATGGACACGTTCGGCCGGCCGGCGCGGCAGGTGCTGTGCGAGTGCGAGCGGACGACGCGGCCGAACATCGCGCAGGCGATGCACCTGCTCAACGGCGACTTCCTGAACAAGAAGATCGCCGACAAGGCCGGCCGCGTCGAGAAGCTGATGGCGGCGAAGACGCCGGTGCCGAAGGCAATCGACGAGCTGTTCCTGGCGACGTGGTCGCGGCCGCCGTCGGCTGCGGAGCGGACGCGCGCCGAGGGCTGGGTCGCGGCGGCGCCGACGCCGCGCGAGGGCTTGCAGGACGTGCTATGGGTGCTGGTGAACAGCCGGGAGTTCCTGTTCAGCCGGTGA
- a CDS encoding DUF1501 domain-containing protein — MLRVLGNPKRLCDGTSRRDFLVAGGLAPLGLTLPDFLRAQASTPSPVGREPGFGKAKACILLFLYGSPSQIELADQKPDAPAEVRGELGSIRSSLPGCDVCELLPHTSRVMHHVTVLRSLTHKHPIHGVAYATTAVPDIDVAMELSPHDARHWPFIGSVVSYLERQKHGLAALRKPVPDNVALPWQFSSRRTGEVHRAGPYAAFLGNAYNPHYATFQGTANKKITKTLTTSTIEFDEPYVGIAPDAHFTLGDPGVADLTLDRVNGRRSLLEQFEDARRAADRTPPSDPYREMAYSLIGSETLRQALDVRREPAKTRDSYGHTVFGQGCLAARRLVEAGSRFVTVFWDEFGLAGSGWDTHWEHYPRMRNELMPGFDRGYSGLIADLHQRGMLDDTLVLVLSEHGRTPKLNNAKGAGRDHWSQAYSALLAGGGVARGKVVGKTDSIGGTVADRPVSPKDVLATTFHLLGHDLETMLTDRANRPVPLVPTGQVVRDVLA; from the coding sequence ATGCTGCGCGTCCTCGGCAACCCCAAGCGCCTCTGCGACGGCACCTCGCGCCGCGACTTCCTCGTCGCCGGCGGCCTCGCCCCGCTCGGGCTCACCCTCCCGGACTTCCTCCGCGCGCAGGCTTCCACCCCGAGCCCGGTCGGCCGCGAGCCCGGGTTCGGCAAGGCGAAGGCGTGCATCCTCCTGTTCCTGTACGGCTCCCCGAGCCAGATCGAACTCGCCGACCAGAAGCCCGACGCGCCGGCCGAAGTGCGCGGCGAGTTGGGGTCGATCCGCTCGTCGCTGCCGGGGTGCGACGTGTGCGAGTTGCTGCCGCACACGTCGCGGGTGATGCACCACGTCACCGTGCTGCGGTCGCTGACGCACAAGCACCCGATCCACGGCGTCGCCTACGCCACCACCGCCGTGCCCGACATCGACGTGGCGATGGAGCTGAGCCCGCACGACGCCCGCCACTGGCCGTTCATCGGCTCGGTGGTGTCGTACCTCGAACGCCAGAAGCACGGCCTCGCGGCGCTGCGGAAGCCGGTGCCCGACAACGTGGCGCTGCCGTGGCAGTTCAGCAGCCGGCGCACGGGCGAGGTGCATCGCGCCGGCCCGTACGCGGCGTTCCTCGGCAACGCCTACAACCCGCACTACGCCACCTTCCAGGGCACGGCGAACAAGAAGATCACCAAGACGCTGACCACGAGCACGATCGAGTTCGACGAGCCGTACGTCGGCATCGCCCCGGACGCGCACTTCACGCTCGGCGACCCCGGCGTCGCCGACCTGACTCTCGACCGGGTGAACGGCCGGCGCTCCTTGCTGGAGCAGTTCGAGGACGCCCGCCGCGCCGCCGACCGCACGCCGCCGAGCGACCCGTACCGCGAGATGGCGTACTCGCTGATCGGCTCCGAGACGCTGCGCCAGGCCCTCGACGTGCGCCGCGAACCGGCGAAGACCCGCGACAGCTACGGCCACACCGTGTTCGGCCAGGGCTGCCTCGCGGCGCGCCGATTAGTGGAAGCTGGCAGCCGCTTCGTGACGGTGTTCTGGGACGAGTTCGGCCTCGCGGGTTCGGGCTGGGACACGCACTGGGAGCACTACCCGCGGATGCGGAACGAGCTGATGCCCGGCTTCGACCGCGGCTACAGCGGCCTGATCGCCGACCTCCACCAGCGCGGCATGCTCGACGACACGCTGGTGCTGGTGCTGAGCGAGCACGGCCGGACGCCGAAGCTGAACAACGCGAAGGGCGCCGGCCGCGACCACTGGTCGCAGGCGTATTCGGCGCTGCTCGCCGGCGGCGGCGTCGCCCGCGGCAAGGTGGTGGGCAAGACCGACAGCATCGGCGGCACGGTGGCGGACCGCCCGGTGTCGCCGAAGGACGTGCTGGCGACGACGTTCCACCTGTTGGGCCACGACCTGGAGACGATGCTGACCGACCGCGCGAACCGCCCGGTGCCGCTGGTGCCGACTGGCCAGGTGGTCCGCGACGTGCTGGCGTAG